A genomic region of Ciona intestinalis unplaced genomic scaffold, KH HT000698.1, whole genome shotgun sequence contains the following coding sequences:
- the LOC101242998 gene encoding mitochondrial dicarboxylate carrier-like isoform X2 — protein MQLDNTKRISKWYHGGLASAAAACCTHPLDLLKVHLQTHQGTRIGGTQMAVNIIRSQGLTALYNGLSASVGRQINRDYVNFNWWKYESEK, from the exons ATGCAGTTAGATAATACGAAACGCATTTCTAAGTGGTATCATGGTGGACTTGCATCAGCAGCTGCAGCATGCTGTACCCATCCTTTAGACTTGTTAAAg GTGCATCTACAAACTCATCAAGGAACCAGAATTGGAGGAACACAGATGGCGGTTAACATCATTAGATCACAAGGATTAACTGCATTGTACAATGGATTAAGTGCTTCTGTTGGCAGACAG ATAAACcgcgattatgtgaattttaattggtggaAATATGAGAGCGAGAAgtga